The Streptomyces cynarae genome contains a region encoding:
- a CDS encoding LacI family DNA-binding transcriptional regulator — translation MTPGMGRGAGPAAPRSADVAQLAGVSRKTVSRVLNNEPYVSAEARRRVLAAADELGYRLNHAARALASGRNRSIGVVALGTAGYGTASLLVGIEQAVRDAGYALRVVNTPDGDPEGITGAVESLLEQGVDGVVVSEPIVEGEVSLRVDVPVLFLGAPPAFSADRTVTASVGACALARAATEHLLDLGHATVHHLAGPRRWYASKDRIAGWRAALAARGAHEPPLVEGDWSADSGYAAGLELASDSSVTAVFAAGDEMAIGLIHALREAGRRVPEDVSVVGFDGNPVFAYVSPPLTTVRQPFDAASREGIRLLVHAIEKPDAELPPTSDPPVELVVRGSTAPPPSLQDQRHLQIT, via the coding sequence ATGACGCCAGGGATGGGACGGGGCGCGGGCCCTGCCGCGCCGCGCAGCGCGGACGTCGCCCAGTTGGCCGGTGTCTCGCGCAAGACCGTCTCCAGGGTCCTCAACAACGAGCCGTACGTCTCCGCCGAGGCCCGCCGACGCGTCCTGGCCGCCGCCGACGAACTCGGCTACCGGCTCAACCACGCGGCCCGGGCGCTGGCTTCCGGACGCAATCGCTCCATCGGTGTGGTCGCGCTGGGAACGGCCGGGTACGGAACAGCCTCACTGCTCGTCGGTATCGAACAGGCCGTGCGGGACGCGGGGTACGCCCTCCGCGTGGTCAACACGCCCGACGGCGACCCGGAAGGCATCACCGGCGCCGTTGAGTCACTCCTGGAGCAGGGGGTGGACGGCGTCGTCGTCTCCGAACCCATCGTGGAAGGAGAAGTCTCCCTGCGCGTGGACGTCCCGGTTCTCTTCCTCGGGGCACCGCCGGCCTTTTCCGCCGACCGTACAGTGACGGCGAGCGTAGGGGCTTGCGCTCTGGCGCGGGCCGCCACCGAGCACTTGCTGGATCTCGGGCACGCGACCGTCCATCACCTCGCGGGCCCGCGACGGTGGTACGCCTCCAAGGACCGCATCGCGGGATGGCGGGCGGCACTGGCGGCACGCGGCGCCCACGAACCGCCGTTGGTGGAGGGTGACTGGTCGGCCGACTCCGGGTACGCGGCGGGCCTCGAGCTGGCCTCGGACAGCTCGGTGACGGCCGTGTTCGCGGCGGGCGACGAGATGGCCATAGGCCTGATCCACGCCTTGCGTGAAGCAGGACGTCGTGTGCCCGAGGACGTCAGTGTCGTCGGTTTCGACGGCAACCCCGTCTTCGCCTACGTCTCTCCTCCGCTGACCACCGTGCGTCAGCCCTTCGACGCCGCGTCGCGGGAGGGAATCAGGCTGCTCGTGCACGCCATCGAGAAACCGGACGCCGAACTCCCGCCGACGAGCGACCCACCGGTCGAGCTCGTCGTCCGCGGCTCGACGGCACCGCCGCCGTCCCTCCAGGACCAGAGGCATTTGCAGATCACCTGA
- a CDS encoding ABC transporter substrate-binding protein — MPAPSRRALLRGIGGAAVLGGALPLLSACAGSSGGSGGGSKTVTLGSNASDAVPKKAFANMYSAFKTKSGITVEVNTKDHNTFQEQINSYLQGTPDDVFTWFAGYRMQFFAAKGLASPIDDVWQTIGQNFPDAMKQLSKGEDGKYYFVPLYTYPWAIFYRKSVFAQHGYKVPTTWDELVALCKQMQKDGLVPIAFGDKDAWPAMGTFDQINFRLNGYDFHKSLMAGKESWTDAKVKAVFDHWAELLPYHQDGAVGRTWQDAAQTLVSKKAGMYLLGSFVAQQFTNQADVEDLDFFAFPEINSAYGQDTVEAPTDGFMLSKSPKNHAGAVQLLEFLGTPEAESFYLASDPSVVAASSNAPTSSYTALQKKAYDMIGGAKSLTQFMDRDSRPDFTSTVMQPALQNFVRDPKGVDGILSSIERQKKTIFASS; from the coding sequence ATGCCTGCTCCCAGCCGTCGCGCCTTGCTGCGCGGCATCGGCGGGGCCGCTGTCCTGGGTGGCGCTCTTCCCTTGCTGAGCGCATGCGCGGGCAGCAGTGGTGGCTCGGGTGGTGGCTCGAAGACGGTCACCCTGGGCTCCAACGCCTCGGACGCGGTGCCGAAGAAGGCGTTCGCCAACATGTACTCCGCCTTCAAGACGAAGTCCGGAATCACTGTGGAGGTGAACACCAAGGACCACAACACGTTCCAGGAGCAGATCAACTCCTACCTGCAGGGCACGCCGGACGACGTGTTCACCTGGTTCGCCGGCTACCGCATGCAGTTCTTCGCGGCCAAGGGTCTCGCCTCCCCGATCGACGACGTGTGGCAGACCATCGGCCAGAACTTCCCCGACGCGATGAAGCAGCTCAGCAAGGGTGAGGACGGCAAGTACTACTTCGTGCCGCTGTACACGTACCCGTGGGCGATCTTCTACCGCAAGAGCGTCTTCGCCCAGCACGGCTACAAGGTCCCCACCACGTGGGACGAGCTCGTGGCGCTGTGCAAGCAGATGCAGAAGGACGGCCTGGTCCCGATCGCGTTCGGTGACAAGGACGCCTGGCCGGCGATGGGCACCTTCGACCAGATCAACTTCCGTCTCAACGGCTACGACTTCCACAAGTCCCTGATGGCGGGCAAGGAGTCGTGGACCGACGCGAAGGTGAAGGCCGTCTTCGACCACTGGGCCGAGCTGCTGCCCTACCACCAGGACGGCGCCGTGGGCCGCACCTGGCAGGACGCCGCGCAGACGCTGGTGTCCAAGAAGGCGGGCATGTACCTGCTGGGCTCCTTCGTGGCCCAGCAGTTCACCAACCAGGCCGACGTGGAGGACCTCGACTTCTTCGCCTTCCCGGAGATCAACTCCGCGTACGGCCAGGACACCGTCGAGGCGCCGACCGACGGGTTCATGCTCAGCAAGAGCCCGAAGAACCACGCGGGTGCCGTGCAACTCCTGGAGTTCCTGGGCACCCCGGAGGCCGAGTCCTTCTATCTCGCGTCCGACCCGAGCGTGGTGGCCGCCTCCAGCAACGCACCGACCTCCTCCTACACCGCGCTGCAGAAGAAGGCGTACGACATGATCGGCGGCGCCAAGAGCCTGACGCAGTTCATGGACCGCGACAGCCGCCCGGACTTCACCTCCACGGTGATGCAGCCCGCGCTGCAGAACTTCGTCCGTGACCCCAAGGGCGTGGACGGCATCCTGTCGTCCATCGAGCGCCAGAAGAAGACGATCTTCGCGTCCTCATGA
- a CDS encoding ATP-binding protein — protein MCSKKVMAAMYVCPPDLLPRQTGTQHRSTPGRTWALAHRPEAVREARRISRHLLTQWKVTDEVADSVLLAVSELVTNAVRHAQPPLILGLCCDPVAGQVHIEVSDGGPTLPHYGRSTGRTDDEHGRGLMIVELLADAHGDRQEAGHTIHWADITTRG, from the coding sequence ATGTGCTCGAAGAAGGTGATGGCCGCGATGTACGTCTGTCCTCCAGATCTCCTCCCCCGGCAGACGGGAACCCAGCACAGGTCGACGCCCGGCCGCACCTGGGCCCTGGCGCACCGCCCGGAGGCCGTGCGCGAAGCCCGCAGGATCTCCCGGCACCTGCTCACCCAGTGGAAGGTCACCGACGAGGTGGCCGACTCGGTGCTCCTGGCCGTCTCCGAACTGGTCACCAACGCTGTGCGGCACGCCCAGCCGCCCCTGATCCTCGGGCTGTGCTGCGACCCCGTGGCCGGGCAGGTGCACATCGAAGTGTCGGACGGAGGCCCCACCCTCCCCCACTACGGCCGGTCAACCGGGCGCACCGACGACGAGCACGGCCGCGGACTCATGATCGTCGAGCTGCTCGCCGATGCACACGGTGACCGCCAGGAGGCCGGGCACACCATCCACTGGGCCGACATCACCACCAGGGGCTGA